The Apium graveolens cultivar Ventura chromosome 6, ASM990537v1, whole genome shotgun sequence genome contains a region encoding:
- the LOC141668860 gene encoding uncharacterized protein LOC141668860 isoform X1 yields the protein MEGLKIADGNLVVYVHPSKSKSASDAILSELSSQLFKFSESLDGVLLAYDVDIIGTLGKILPGIHPYFGVKLKSKLLLFNPKPNMLLEGKVVKLSQQAIHVIVLGFSSAVITEEDIPKEFRYKIKRGKGYYVNRLQKQHKIKVGTIIRFTVKRFSTLYLHCNGVSYVKSALALFPIFIASFDEEILHISGSLLPSNTGSALWLHTNSEDGSQDDRNSKKLRIDDDRLESMQHSNGTINGEIVSLNSDKKSKTSKKRKVNDS from the exons ATGGAAGGATTGAAAATAGCTGATGGCAATTTGGTGGTATACGTTCACCCTTCAAAGTCCAAGAGTGCCTCCGATGCCATTCTTAGCGAGCTCAGCTCTCAGCTTTTTaa GTTTAGCGAGAGTTTGGATGGTGTTTTATTGGCTTATGATGTAGATATTATTGGTACTTTGGGGAAAATTCTTCCAGGAATTCATCCATATTTCGGTGTAAAACTGAAGTCAAAGTTGCTGCTTTTTAAtccaaagcccaatatgcttttAG AAGGAAAGGTGGTTAAACTTAGTCAACAGGCAATTCATGTCATTGTTCTTGGTTTTTCATCTGCCGTCATAACAGAGGAGGATATCCCTAAAGAGTTCAGATACAAGATT AAAAGGGGAAAAGGATATTATGTGAACAGATTGCAGAAGCAACACAAGATCAAAGTTGGAACAATTATACGCTTCACTGTCAAGAG GTTCAGTACACTGTATTTGCATTGTAATGGTGTATCTTATGTGAAATCAGCATTGGCATTGTTTCCTATATTTATTGCTAG TTTTGACGAGGAGATACTACATATATCTGGGTCGTTGCTTCCTAGTAATACGGGAAGTGCCTTATGGCTACATACAAATTCAGAAGATGGGTCACAGGATGACAG AAACTCGAAGAAGCTGAGAATTGATGATGATAGACTTGAAAGTATGCAACATAGTAATGGAACCATCAACGGGGAAATAGTTTCCTTAAACAGTGATAAAAAAAGTAAAACgtcaaagaaaagaaaagttaATGATTCTTGA
- the LOC141668860 gene encoding uncharacterized protein LOC141668860 isoform X2 — MEGLKIADGNLVVYVHPSKSKSASDAILSELSSQLFKFSESLDGVLLAYDVDIIGTLGKILPGIHPYFGVKLKSKLLLFNPKPNMLLEGKVVKLSQQAIHVIVLGFSSAVITEEDIPKEFRYKIKRGKGYYVNRLQKQHKIKVGTIIRFTVKSFDEEILHISGSLLPSNTGSALWLHTNSEDGSQDDRNSKKLRIDDDRLESMQHSNGTINGEIVSLNSDKKSKTSKKRKVNDS; from the exons ATGGAAGGATTGAAAATAGCTGATGGCAATTTGGTGGTATACGTTCACCCTTCAAAGTCCAAGAGTGCCTCCGATGCCATTCTTAGCGAGCTCAGCTCTCAGCTTTTTaa GTTTAGCGAGAGTTTGGATGGTGTTTTATTGGCTTATGATGTAGATATTATTGGTACTTTGGGGAAAATTCTTCCAGGAATTCATCCATATTTCGGTGTAAAACTGAAGTCAAAGTTGCTGCTTTTTAAtccaaagcccaatatgcttttAG AAGGAAAGGTGGTTAAACTTAGTCAACAGGCAATTCATGTCATTGTTCTTGGTTTTTCATCTGCCGTCATAACAGAGGAGGATATCCCTAAAGAGTTCAGATACAAGATT AAAAGGGGAAAAGGATATTATGTGAACAGATTGCAGAAGCAACACAAGATCAAAGTTGGAACAATTATACGCTTCACTGTCAAGAG TTTTGACGAGGAGATACTACATATATCTGGGTCGTTGCTTCCTAGTAATACGGGAAGTGCCTTATGGCTACATACAAATTCAGAAGATGGGTCACAGGATGACAG AAACTCGAAGAAGCTGAGAATTGATGATGATAGACTTGAAAGTATGCAACATAGTAATGGAACCATCAACGGGGAAATAGTTTCCTTAAACAGTGATAAAAAAAGTAAAACgtcaaagaaaagaaaagttaATGATTCTTGA
- the LOC141664759 gene encoding uncharacterized protein LOC141664759: protein MSNLTKLEFNALDVTGKNYLTWILDAEIHLSAMGLGDTIKEGNKTSEQDKAKAMIFLRHHLDEGLKTEYLTIKDPSTLWKDIKEKYDHQKMVILPKTRYDWLHLRLQDYKSVSEYNSAMFKITSQLKLCGENITDKDMLEKTYSTFHANNMLLQQQYRERGFTKYSELISVLLLAEQNNELLLKNHQARPTGSTPFPEVNAVTNNEYRDNKSFGRGRGHGYGRGRGRARGHGFWRGRGRNQQNRPHFKRKPYYQKQKTNEEKPEGSTMVKKGESTCSRCGMKGHWRSTCRTSKHFADLYQASLKNVETNFTEQNDPLGIAHLEAHLGSDGQVDPSAFTHMEVGDFFEDVDVNMPKFGGDEPKNN, encoded by the coding sequence ATGTCGAATCTTACGAAACTTGAGTTTAACGCACTTGATGTCACCGGCAAAAATTATTTGACATGGATTCTTGATGCTGAAATCCATCTTAGTGCAATGGGTCTCGGTGACACCATAAAAGAGGGAAATAAGACCTCTGAACAAGACAAGGCAAAGGCCATGATATTTCTTCGCCATCACCTTGATGAAGGCTTGAAAACTGAATATCTGACTATTAAAGATCCATCAACTCTTTGGAAAGATATTAAAGAAAAATATGATCACCAGAAAATGGTGATACTTCCTAAAACTCGCTATGATTGGCTACACTTGCGATTGCAAGATTATAAAAGTGTGAGCGAGTATAACTCTGCCATGTTCAAAATTACATCTCAATTGAAATTATGTGGCGAGAATATCACCGATAAAGATATGTTGGAGAAAACATATTCCACTTTCCATGCCAATAATATGCTCTTGCAACAACAATATCGTGAACGTGGATTCACGAAATATTCTGAGCTTATTTCTGTGTTGCTTCTTGCTGAACAAAATAATGAACTTTTGCTGAAAAATCATCAAGCACGTCCCACTGGCTCAACACCATTCCCTGAAGTGAATGCGGTGACTAATAATGAATATAGAGATAATAAATCATTTGGACGTGGACGTGGGCATGGATATGGACGTGGACGTGGGCGTGCCCGTGGTCATGGATTTTGGCGTGGTCGAGGCCGAAATCAACAAAATCGCCCCCACTTTAAAAGGAAGCCTTACTATCAAaaacagaaaacaaatgaggaGAAACCCGAGGGAAGTACGATGGTTAAAAAGGGTGAAAGTACTTGTAGCCGTTGTGGAATGAAAGGTCATTGGAGAAGTACATGTCGTACCTCCAAGCACTTTGCTGACCTATATCAAGCATCTTTGAAAAATGTTGAAACTAATTTCACCGAACAGAATGATCCTTTGGGGATTGCTCATCTTGAAGCACATCTTGGAAGTGATGGCCAAGTTGATCCTTCGGCCTTTACTCACATGGAAGTTGGTGATTTCTTTGAAGATGTCGATGTGAATATGCCTAAATTTGGTGGTGATGAGCCTAAGAATAATTAA